GAGCGCATGGAAAAAGACGGAATCGTCGGCCCCTCCGACGGCGTGCGCCCGCGCGAGGTGCTGGTGACCGAGACCCAGATCGAGGCGCTCTTCGGGGGCGAGGGATCGAGCCAGTCGAGCGAAGTGGCGTAGGGATTGCTTTGTGGCCCAGGTTGTTAGGCTGAATCTGGATCAGCTTCGAGAGTCAGGGCTTACCGGTTGTCGTAGAGCCGCTGCTTTTGCTGGTTTGGTCGTCAATGCGGCTCGGGATGCGAATTTTCGCAGTATCGAACTTGCGCCGTTTACCCATCTGGAAATTATTCCAGTAGAGAAATTCACCGGTGACCTGCTTCATACCTGCAAGTCAGAATTTGAAAGGTGGGGGCTTCGCAACTGTGTAAGAGAACTATTCGAGCGGCATTCCCTATTCATGGATGCTGTGCATCGCAATATTCTGCTCGTCGAACAAGTGAAGAGTGGCGTGACGCAGAAAGCAGCTGTCGAAGCTCAACGGCAATTCGCGAATCGAACAAGCATTGCTGATAAATCGAAGTGGCTTTCCAAAGAATTCGATGTTCAGTCGCAACGACCAGAGTATTTATCGGCGATTAATCTGGCTCGGGTCTGCATTACGCATCGCGGGTCGATCGTTGGGGAAGAAGACCTGAATAGTGGAAAACACTTGATTCTTCGTTGGTTCGCGTTTGAGGAAGTTATTGTCCTTCCTGATGGTAAAGAACTGAATCTATGGGCGTCGGAGGGGCATGTCTTTGACGGTGAATCGCCAATCGCGCTGAAATTTCTCGAGAAAGAACTTCGTTTCGAGGTTGGCCAGACTTTCGATCTTGGCCCACGCGAAGTGCAAGAATTGGTCATCTACTTCACGAACGAAGTTAAGTCGCTCGTCGTCTCACTGGCGGACTTCATGAGGAAACGTGGCGCCGAACTGGAGAGTCCCCGGCAGGGGTAAAAAGTGGAGGCGGCGGAGGGAATCGAACCCTCGATCACGATTTTGCAGACCGCTCCCTTAGCCACTTGGGTACGCCGCCCCTGAAGTGTTGGGACTGGGGTATCTATCCAATCCCACTGGGGAATTCAATACTTTGTCACAATTCGTAGGGGGGCCTTGGGGGGCTCTCAATGCCGTCGGAGGAGCATGGGCCATCCGCACATCTCAGCGTGCACGTGCTCGTGCAGGTGCACGTGCACGATTCGGAGTCGGGAGTGACACGGACGGGCGAGGCCGACTTCGTGTGCATGAAGCTGCAGGACGTCTCCCGGACCCTGCCTTCAGTTCACGTCCATGTCGCTCGGGGAGACCGGCGCGGGGGTCTGGACGATGGGCCCGTGTTTTTCCTCGTAGCGCGAGACGTTTTCCTGCAGCGCGTTCAGGAGGCGCTTGGCGTGCGCGGGGGTGAGCGCCACCCGCGAGAGCAGCTTGCCGTAGCGCGTGCGGGCGTGGACGAAGAGAAAGTCGACCAGGAATGTGTCGTCGGAGTGCTCGATCGTGGCCATGTTGGAGAACTTCGGTTCGGCGCTCTCGCCGTCCTGCTGGAGCTTGATCTGGAGCTGCTGGGGTTTCTTCTGGCTCATTAGGGCCTCCGGGCTTCGTCCTTCGACAGGCTCAGGACGAACGGTGTGGATGCAACTGGCACCCGGTTGTTCCCGTTCGTCCTGAGCCTGTCGAAGGATCGAACGGGCCACCCCGTACGGGTGGATTGAAAAAACTCAGGCTCCCTTGATGGAGTCCTTCATGGCGGCGCCGACGACGCGCGCGGCCAGGTTTCGCGGGGTGAATTTCACGCCCAGCATGCCGATCTTGTTCATCGCGCCGGGCACGAAGATGACCTTGCTTTGCGCGTAGGCTTTGAGGCCCCGGCGGACGGTTTCCTCGGCGCTGAGCACCAGGAGCTTGTCGGCGCCGTCGATGCCCACGCCGGCGGCTTCCTGGAATCCCGTGGGGACCGGGCCCGGGCAGAGCGCGCTCACGCGAACGCCGCTGCCGCGCAGTTCTTCGGCCACGCCGGAGGTCCAGCTCACGACGAAGGCCTTGGTCGCGCCGTAGGTCGAAAGATAGGGTGTGGGCGGCATGCCGGCCACCGAGGCCACGCTGAGCACCCCGCCCTTGCGGCGGCTCACCATGCCCGGCAGGAAGTGGCGCGCCAGCACGATGACGGCCTCGGAGTTGAGCCGCACCATCTGGGTCTCGCGCTCGAGGTCGCACTCGTGGAAGCGCGAGCTGTTTCCAAATCCCGCGTTGTTGATGAGGTGGTCGATGGGGACGCCAAGCGCGTCGACCTTCTTGCAGAGCTCGAGCGCCCCGCCCGTTGCGGCCAGGTCCTGGGAGACGACTTTCACATCGATGCCGTTGTTTGAGTGCAGCTCGGCGGCCAGCGCCTCGAGCTTGTCGGTGCTGCGGGCGGTGATGACGAGGTCCGCGCCCATTGCGGCGATTTGGCGGGCGAACTGCTCGCCAAGACCCGAGGAGGCGCCCGTGACAAGTGCGCGTGTGCCCTTGAATATATTGCTCATGCCTTGCTCCTGAGGCGGGAACCTGCCCGCTCCGGCGCGGACGCTACC
The nucleotide sequence above comes from Chrysiogenia bacterium. Encoded proteins:
- a CDS encoding SDR family oxidoreductase yields the protein MSNIFKGTRALVTGASSGLGEQFARQIAAMGADLVITARSTDKLEALAAELHSNNGIDVKVVSQDLAATGGALELCKKVDALGVPIDHLINNAGFGNSSRFHECDLERETQMVRLNSEAVIVLARHFLPGMVSRRKGGVLSVASVAGMPPTPYLSTYGATKAFVVSWTSGVAEELRGSGVRVSALCPGPVPTGFQEAAGVGIDGADKLLVLSAEETVRRGLKAYAQSKVIFVPGAMNKIGMLGVKFTPRNLAARVVGAAMKDSIKGA
- a CDS encoding DUF3467 domain-containing protein, with protein sequence MSQKKPQQLQIKLQQDGESAEPKFSNMATIEHSDDTFLVDFLFVHARTRYGKLLSRVALTPAHAKRLLNALQENVSRYEEKHGPIVQTPAPVSPSDMDVN